Proteins encoded in a region of the Vicia villosa cultivar HV-30 ecotype Madison, WI linkage group LG5, Vvil1.0, whole genome shotgun sequence genome:
- the LOC131607939 gene encoding uncharacterized protein LOC131607939 yields MDKKWMNADRLSKEYENGVLEFVKFAVEHVKDAGRMKCPCLGCCYGGRVDADGLKSHLLTHGIDRSYKCWIYHGEKINENVEPGEKSNTTTYAPDDNDTDTYDCDRVKEIAEALEEVKPKSKANNITWIRVEYFDDFKCATYSKSKLDELKEEWCQFMIELKVV; encoded by the exons ATGGATAAAAAATGGATGAATGCCGATCGATTGTCAAAAGAGTACGAGAATGGGGTATTGGAATTTGTTAAATTTGCTGTTGAACACGTCAAAGACGCCGGTCGAATGAAATGTCCTTGTTTGGGTTGTTGTTATGGGGGTCGGGTTGACGCTGATGGATTGAAATCGCATTTACTGACGCATGGGATTGATCGAAGTTATAAGTGTTGGATATATCATGGTGAGAAAATTAACGAGAATGTTGAACCGGGGGAGAAAAGTAATACGACGACCTATGCTCCAGACGACAATGACACAGATACATACGATTGTGATAGAGtcaaagagattgcagaagcacttgaagaagtaaagccAAAGAGTAAAGCCAACAACATCACATGGATTCGAGTGGag tactttgatgacttcaaGTGTGCTACTTACTCAAAATCTAAGTTGGATGAACTTAAGGAGGAATGGTGTCAATTCATGATTGAGTTGAAAGTTGTATAG
- the LOC131607940 gene encoding uncharacterized protein LOC131607940 yields MWRRGREGFGRLRRFSTAVRRRSEDEGDWLYASEWWGSSNDDGKTILRSTSAKGNGVVSVVAHPSSRPNKMHWSKMERWLQQRCEEVHPGYGNEGNLRVLGYQWRVLRFNDVTRQSTAKVMLTYRENKPELVYLMQQPHCLAVPYVKSMVSAGLSALSSCNFDITNTLQGKKNMHILCIGQGGGSLPLFLASKIQGAIVHVVEIDPLVISASIRAMGFPAFSLMTQSGHRSFAKPDIINEVMWKGIHERICLHETDAEEFITNNTNLYDMIFVDAYDGDDVFPHKLWDPDSPFLKSLKTRLHPNHGTAVVNLHSDVDVRNHDGSTPSEFEQVLPMGKYVSQVCRAYKDVLLGTGSSGEKRGSGIAFTVAVPWTCNTSLVACRGFGRDNQYINRDLVLNTLISKSLELEHVMDLPFSCLEYIKEGLILVD; encoded by the coding sequence ATGTGGCGTAGAGGCAGAGAAGGTTTCGGCCGTCTTCGACGGTTCTCAACAGCGGTGCGACGGCGCTCAGAAGACGAAGGTGACTGGCTCTATGCCTCAGAGTGGTGGGGTTCTAGCAATGACGACGGAAAAACCATTCTGCGATCAACTTCTGCTAAGGGAAATGGCGTCGTTTCAGTCGTCGCACATCCCTCCTCCCGACCCAATAAAATGCATTGGTCAAAAATGGAAAGATGGTTGCAGCAGAGGTGTGAGGAGGTGCATCCTGGATATGGCAATGAAGGGAATCTGAGGGTGCTTGGATATCAATGGCGGGTGCTGCGTTTCAATGATGTTACTCGCCAGAGCACGGCAAAAGTAATGCTAACTTACCGCGAAAACAAGCCGGAACTTGTCTATCTTATGCAACAACCACATTGCTTGGCTGTTCCATACGTGAAGAGTATGGTTTCTGCTGGGTTGAGTGCTTTATCCTCATGTAATTTTGATATTACTAACACATTACAGGGAAAGAAAAATATGCACATTTTATGCATTGGTCAAGGTGGGGGAAGCTTACCATTGTTTTTGGCAAGTAAAATCCAAGGTGCTATTGTCCATGTAGTTGAAATTGATCCACTTGTTATCTCGGCGTCGATACGTGCTATGGGGTTCCCAGCTTTTTCACTCATGACACAATCAGGTCACCGGTCTTTTGCAAAACCCGATATCATTAATGAAGTTATGTGGAAAGGCATCCATGAGAGGATTTGCCTTCATGAAACAGATGCTGAGGAATTTATTACTAATAATACCAATCTATATGATATGATCTTTGTTGATGCTTATGATGGTGATGATGTCTTTCCCCACAAGTTATGGGACCCAGATTCGCCTTTCCTAAAATCTCTTAAAACTCGCCTTCATCCCAACCATGGTACTGCTGTGGTGAACCTGCATTCTGACGTTGATGTACGGAACCATGATGGATCAACTCCATCTGAGTTTGAGCAAGTTTTACCAATGGGAAAGTATGTGTCTCAGGTGTGCAGAGCATACAAGGACGTGCTTTTAGGAACTGGAAGCTCTGGAGAGAAAAGAGGTTCTGGCATTGCTTTTACTGTTGCAGTTCCTTGGACCTGTAATACGTCCCTAGTTGCTTGTAGAGGTTTTGGTAGAGATAATCAATATATTAACCGGGACTTGGTTCTAAACACTCTCATATCCAAATCCCTTGAACTGGAACATGTTATGGACTTGCCATTCTCATGTTTGGAATACATAAAAGAAGGTCTTATTCTTGTTGACTAG